The Erythrobacter sp. SDW2 region TCAGCCAAGCCAATTGGTGCCACGACGATCCGCCCGGAAGAGGCGGCACATTTCGGCCGGCTGGCGGCGGAATGGTGGGACCCCAACGGGTCGAGCGCCATGCTGCACAAGCTGGGTCCGGTGCGGCTGGGCTTCATCCGCGAGGCGATCGACTTGCATTGGGGCGGCGATATCGACGGCTACCAACCGCTGGCGGGCAAGACCGCGCTCGATGTCGGCTGCGGTGCGGGGTTGCTGTGCGAACCGCTGGCCCGGCTGGGGGCGCAGGTCACCGGCGTCGATGCGGCGGCGGAGAATGTCGCGGCGGCCCGCACCCATGCCGAAGGGTCGGGGCTGGCCATCGATTACCGCCATGGCGAACTGGCCGCGCTGGGGCTCGGGCAGTTCGATCTCGTCACCTGTCTCGAAGTGATCGAACACGTTGCCGACAAGCCGGCCTTCCTCGCTCAGCTGGCGGCGCATCTCGCGCCGGGCGGGCTGATGATCCTCTCCACCCCCAACCGCACCGCGCAATCGCGCCTGCTGCTGGTCGGCGCGGCGGAAGCGGTCGGCATGGTCCCGAAAGGTACGCACCACTGGGACGACTTCATCGGGCCGGAGGAGTTGAGCGCGATGCTCGTCGATGTGGGGCTGGCCGTCACCGAGACACGCGGCATCGCCTTCTCGGTCGCCAAGGGGCTGCACCTCAGCGCCGACCAATCGCTCAACTACATCCTCAGCGCGCGCCGGGACTGAGCCTACTCCATTCCCGCCAGCAGCACCGGATCGTCGGTGAAGACCCCGTCGACCCCGGTCCGCTTCAGAATCTGCGCCAGCTTGCCCATGTCGCCGGGAGCGCCCTCGCCACCGGCGCTGCGCAGCTGCGGGGGCAGGAAAGCGTTCTCCTTGCGCAGCGTCCAGGCGTGGACCTTCAGACCTGCGGCATGGGCAGCGGTGACGAGGGCCGAAGGCGTGCCGTCGAGTTCGAGCAGCAATTGCACGTTCGCCCCCACCGCGTCCGCATAGGTGGCGATCTCCGCCAATCCGGTCGACGTGACCATCTCGGCATAGCTCATCCCCGGCTCATCGGCCGGGCCTCCGCCGACGTTGATCAGTTGCACCAGCTTGAAGTCGCTGCGCTGGTTCAGTCGTCGCAGCGGGGCGATCTCGAAGCTCTGGATAAAGACCGGGTCGGCTGCGGCAATGCCCAACCGCGCCAATTCGGCCAGCAGCAGGTCGACTGTATCGATTCCCTCCGATTGGAGCAGAAACTCGGGATGCTTGAGTTCCGGGTAGAGCCCGATCCGCCGCCCGGTCTCGACCTCCTTGGCGCGCACCAGACGGACGATCTCCTCCAGCGTCGGGACCTGATACAAGCCGTCGTAGCGCGCGTTCTGGGGGCGGATAGCCGGCAAGCGCTCCTTGGCCCGAAGCGTGCGAAGCTCGGCCAGCGTGAAATCTTCGGCGAACCAGCCTGCCATCAGCTGCCCGTCGATGGTCTTGGAACGGCGGCGGTCGGCGAATTCCTCACGGGCTGCGACATCGGTTGTGTCCGACAGCTCGTTCTCGTGCCGCGCCACCAGCACGCCATCCTTGGTCGGCACGAGGTCGGGCTCGATATAGTCCGCGCCCTGGTCGATCGCCAGTTCATAGGCGGCCAAGGTATGCTCGGGCCGCTCGCCGCTCGCACCGCGATGGGCGATGACGATGAAGTCCCTGTCGGTAGCGTCGGTAGCGGCGGCCACCTGCGGCAGTGCCGCCATCACCAGCGCCAGCAGCGCGCCCAGCCATGCAACCCGTTTCATGATGTGTCCCCTTGCCGGGCGTGCAAGCCCGTGATCACTTCGCGCGCCGCCTGCCCTCGCTGGCGCCAGTCGCCTGAAACGCGGGTGAACGGCACCTTGGCGCGATGCAACATCTCTTCCGCCACCGCCGCGAATTGCGCCCGCGCGTCGGCCGTGCCGAACATCCGCGTGCCATCCTCACGCCACGGCGTGTCGGCCCGGAACAGCAGGTAATGCTCGGCCTTGGGATAGGCGAGCAATGTGTCAGGCACGTTGCCGAACAGCATTTGCGCCCACGCCGCCGTCATCAGCGGATCCGTATCGAGGAGCACCAGCGGCGGTTCGCCAAGGCAGGTCGCCCGCATCGCCGCATCCTGTCCCTCGGCGATGGCGAGCAGGTCCGCAATGGTGAAATCGGTGCCGTGTTCTTCGGCATAGGCGCGGCCATATTCGGGCACCCAGGGGCAACCCGACTCGCGGCTGAGCGCCTCTGCCAGCACCGACTTGCCGGTGCTTTCCGCCCCGTGGAAGCAGACACGGATCATGCCGGCTGCTGCGCCTTCGCCGCGCGCCACCATTCGCGCAGGCCGACGACCGAGAGGATGAGGAACGCGACATAGAGCACCGCCAGCAGGTTGAGCCCGCGTGTGACGAAAAGCCAGATCGAGACGACATCGATCACGATCCACAGCACCCAGTTCTCGATCCGCCGGAACGAGAGCAGGAACTGCGCCGCGATGCTCATCCCCGCCACGGCGCTATCCGCCATCGGCAGCGCCGCATCGGTATAGCGCGCCAGCGCCCAGCCCAATGTCACGCTGGCAAGCCCGGTCGCGAGCGCCCAGCCGATCCGCGCCGACCAGCCGAGCCAGCCGACCGCAACCGCGTGCTCCATCCCGCCGGCGCGGCTCCACAGCCACCAGCCATAGACATTGACCACGAAGAAGAACGCCTGCAGCCCGGCCTCGGCGTAGAGTTTCGCCTCGAACAGCACCACGCCGATGCAGCTCACCATCACCATGGCGGCGGGGAAGTTCCACACCGAGCGGCGGATCAGCAGCACGATATTGGCAAAGCCGAAGACCGTGCCGACGATCTCGAGCGGGCTCACGCCTTCAGCCCCACGCGTTTTCCCATTCGCTCTGGCTGAAGCCGACGAGAATACGTTCGCCGTCCTCGTGAACCGCCACCGGGCGCTTGATCAGGCTGGGATGCTCCACCATCAGCGCGATGGCCCTGGCACGGTCGATATCGGCCTTGGCGGCTTCATCGAGCTTGCGGAAGGTCGTCCCGCGCCGGTTGAGCAGCACTTCCCAACCGACCCGGTCGGCCCAGCGTTCGAGCTTCGCCGGATCGGCCCCTTCCTTCTTGTAGTCATGGAAGGCGTAGGCGAGCCCCTGGCCGTCGAGCCAAACCCGCGCCTTCTTGACCGTGTCGCAATTGGGGATGCCGTAGAGGTGGATCATGCTGCCGCTCCGTGCCCGTTTGAGTGTCCGTTTCAGTGCCCGTTTCAGGGGCCATGTCACACTTGTCACACTGTCCTGAAGGAAAACTCCGGACTGCCTCGGCGAGA contains the following coding sequences:
- the pnuC gene encoding nicotinamide riboside transporter PnuC; its protein translation is MSPLEIVGTVFGFANIVLLIRRSVWNFPAAMVMVSCIGVVLFEAKLYAEAGLQAFFFVVNVYGWWLWSRAGGMEHAVAVGWLGWSARIGWALATGLASVTLGWALARYTDAALPMADSAVAGMSIAAQFLLSFRRIENWVLWIVIDVVSIWLFVTRGLNLLAVLYVAFLILSVVGLREWWRAAKAQQPA
- the ubiG gene encoding bifunctional 2-polyprenyl-6-hydroxyphenol methylase/3-demethylubiquinol 3-O-methyltransferase UbiG; the encoded protein is MSDATGQSETKTSAKPIGATTIRPEEAAHFGRLAAEWWDPNGSSAMLHKLGPVRLGFIREAIDLHWGGDIDGYQPLAGKTALDVGCGAGLLCEPLARLGAQVTGVDAAAENVAAARTHAEGSGLAIDYRHGELAALGLGQFDLVTCLEVIEHVADKPAFLAQLAAHLAPGGLMILSTPNRTAQSRLLLVGAAEAVGMVPKGTHHWDDFIGPEELSAMLVDVGLAVTETRGIAFSVAKGLHLSADQSLNYILSARRD
- a CDS encoding AAA family ATPase, whose protein sequence is MIRVCFHGAESTGKSVLAEALSRESGCPWVPEYGRAYAEEHGTDFTIADLLAIAEGQDAAMRATCLGEPPLVLLDTDPLMTAAWAQMLFGNVPDTLLAYPKAEHYLLFRADTPWREDGTRMFGTADARAQFAAVAEEMLHRAKVPFTRVSGDWRQRGQAAREVITGLHARQGDTS
- a CDS encoding ArsC family reductase, producing MIHLYGIPNCDTVKKARVWLDGQGLAYAFHDYKKEGADPAKLERWADRVGWEVLLNRRGTTFRKLDEAAKADIDRARAIALMVEHPSLIKRPVAVHEDGERILVGFSQSEWENAWG
- a CDS encoding glycerophosphodiester phosphodiesterase, with the translated sequence MKRVAWLGALLALVMAALPQVAAATDATDRDFIVIAHRGASGERPEHTLAAYELAIDQGADYIEPDLVPTKDGVLVARHENELSDTTDVAAREEFADRRRSKTIDGQLMAGWFAEDFTLAELRTLRAKERLPAIRPQNARYDGLYQVPTLEEIVRLVRAKEVETGRRIGLYPELKHPEFLLQSEGIDTVDLLLAELARLGIAAADPVFIQSFEIAPLRRLNQRSDFKLVQLINVGGGPADEPGMSYAEMVTSTGLAEIATYADAVGANVQLLLELDGTPSALVTAAHAAGLKVHAWTLRKENAFLPPQLRSAGGEGAPGDMGKLAQILKRTGVDGVFTDDPVLLAGME